In the Ipomoea triloba cultivar NCNSP0323 chromosome 6, ASM357664v1 genome, one interval contains:
- the LOC116022367 gene encoding uncharacterized protein LOC116022367 isoform X1 translates to MSESIQWNLLNQLEYILESDPLIDEVGFIHPSQFDVLNEDVGSTSLSAESISQSADTTNISGKVFWSRDHKLGISTAALLPLYKAAKHAFMDSLRQYKMHTGLTEVRDECDEVNVPKCPSSSLTVLEKEVMKHSKAILLLSCDFGTAWNFRKKLVSEQQEYSMFMEELLLSDLVLSYSPKSERAWSHRRWVIKVIAGKCSNLQEIVDRESEFVKKLAERSKMNYRAWNHRCWLVAYMPVGQVLSAHNFLQMFHELNKSREWAVLNVADNSCFHYRARLMLRILEAFLNKDENGFSGEELDEMWKDELDWIEKLIKIYVGREALWLHRRFLSSCWIKHFASTNHRKPRHSSKKSSGTCDIDRFIDNELQLFNSCATIIDSHFDDYQAQATYAATYIMWLKKQIQVESLGIEFQRKLQVSGLKMLLNNACPEKAFLWDCLLQLCGSE, encoded by the exons ATGAGCGAAAGTATTCAATGGAATCTATTGAACCAGCTGGAGTATATATTAGAATCCGATCCATTGAT TGATGAAGTTGGGTTTATCCATCCATCTCAATTTGATGTACTGAATGAAGATGTTGGGAGTACTTCCTTGTCTGCCGAATCGATATCTCAATCAGCAGACACAACTAATATATCTGGTAAGGTTTTTTGGAGCAGGGACCATAAGTTGGGCATCTCAACTGCAGCTCTCCTTCCACTGTACAAAGCAGCTAAACATGCATTCATGGATTCACTGAGACAGTATAAGATGCATACTGGTCTGACCGAAGTTAGAGATGAATGTGATGAGGTCAATGTGCCAAAATGCCCCTCATCTTCTCTTACTGTTCTTGAAAAAGAAGTGATGAAGCATAGCAAAGCAATTTTGCTCCTAAGCTGTGATTTTGGTACTGCATGGAATTTCAG GAAGAAACTTGTTTCAGAGCAGCAAGAGTACTCAATGTTCATGGAAGAACTACTTTTGTCAGATCTGGTTCTCTCATATTCACCTAAAAGTGAACGAGCATGGAGTCACAG GAGGTGGGTGATCAAGGTGATTGCCGGAAAGTGTTCAAATCTCCAAGAAATAGTGGACAGAGAATCTGAGTTTGTGAAAAAACTAGCTGAG AGATCAAAAATGAACTACCGTGCATGGAATCATCGTTGCTGGTTAGTAGCCTACATGCCGGTAGGACAA GTATTAAGTGCCCATAATTTTCTCCAGATGTTCCATGAGTTGAACAAGTCACGAGAGTGGGCTGTACTTAATGTTGCTGATAATTCCTGCTTTCATTATCGCGCT AGGTTAATGCTCAGGATATTAGAAGCTTTCCTTAACAAAGATGAAAATGGATTTTCTGGTGAAGAACTTGATGAGATGTGGAAG GATGAGCTTGACTGGATTGAGAAGTTAATAAAGATTTATGTGGGTAGAGAG GCTTTGTGGCTTCACCGTCGCTTCCTTTCATCATGTTGGATAAAACATTTTGCTAGTACTAATCATCGTAAACCCCGGCATTCTAGTAAGAAAAGTAGCGGCACATGTGACATTGACCGGTTCATAGATAATGAATTACAGCTATTCAATTCCTGTGCAACAATAATTGATAGTCACTTCGATGACTATCAAGCTCAGGCAACGTATGCTGCTACTTATATTATGTGGCTTAAGAAG CAAATACAAGTGGAGTCACTGGGGATTGAGTTTCAAAGGAAGCTACAAGTAAGTGGACTGAAGATGTTGCTGAATAATGCATGCCCGGAGAAGGCTTTTCTTTGGGACTGTTTGCTTCAGCTGTGTGGATCTGAATAG
- the LOC116022367 gene encoding uncharacterized protein LOC116022367 isoform X2 — protein MSESIQWNLLNQLEYILESDPLIDEVGFIHPSQFDVLNEDVGSTSLSAESISQSADTTNISGKVFWSRDHKLGISTAALLPLYKAAKHAFMDSLRQYKMHTGLTEVRDECDEVNVPKCPSSSLTVLEKEVMKHSKAILLLSCDFGTAWNFRKKLVSEQQEYSMFMEELLLSDLVLSYSPKSERAWSHRRWVIKVIAGKCSNLQEIVDRESEFVKKLAERSKMNYRAWNHRCWLVAYMPVGQMFHELNKSREWAVLNVADNSCFHYRARLMLRILEAFLNKDENGFSGEELDEMWKDELDWIEKLIKIYVGREALWLHRRFLSSCWIKHFASTNHRKPRHSSKKSSGTCDIDRFIDNELQLFNSCATIIDSHFDDYQAQATYAATYIMWLKKQIQVESLGIEFQRKLQVSGLKMLLNNACPEKAFLWDCLLQLCGSE, from the exons ATGAGCGAAAGTATTCAATGGAATCTATTGAACCAGCTGGAGTATATATTAGAATCCGATCCATTGAT TGATGAAGTTGGGTTTATCCATCCATCTCAATTTGATGTACTGAATGAAGATGTTGGGAGTACTTCCTTGTCTGCCGAATCGATATCTCAATCAGCAGACACAACTAATATATCTGGTAAGGTTTTTTGGAGCAGGGACCATAAGTTGGGCATCTCAACTGCAGCTCTCCTTCCACTGTACAAAGCAGCTAAACATGCATTCATGGATTCACTGAGACAGTATAAGATGCATACTGGTCTGACCGAAGTTAGAGATGAATGTGATGAGGTCAATGTGCCAAAATGCCCCTCATCTTCTCTTACTGTTCTTGAAAAAGAAGTGATGAAGCATAGCAAAGCAATTTTGCTCCTAAGCTGTGATTTTGGTACTGCATGGAATTTCAG GAAGAAACTTGTTTCAGAGCAGCAAGAGTACTCAATGTTCATGGAAGAACTACTTTTGTCAGATCTGGTTCTCTCATATTCACCTAAAAGTGAACGAGCATGGAGTCACAG GAGGTGGGTGATCAAGGTGATTGCCGGAAAGTGTTCAAATCTCCAAGAAATAGTGGACAGAGAATCTGAGTTTGTGAAAAAACTAGCTGAG AGATCAAAAATGAACTACCGTGCATGGAATCATCGTTGCTGGTTAGTAGCCTACATGCCGGTAGGACAA ATGTTCCATGAGTTGAACAAGTCACGAGAGTGGGCTGTACTTAATGTTGCTGATAATTCCTGCTTTCATTATCGCGCT AGGTTAATGCTCAGGATATTAGAAGCTTTCCTTAACAAAGATGAAAATGGATTTTCTGGTGAAGAACTTGATGAGATGTGGAAG GATGAGCTTGACTGGATTGAGAAGTTAATAAAGATTTATGTGGGTAGAGAG GCTTTGTGGCTTCACCGTCGCTTCCTTTCATCATGTTGGATAAAACATTTTGCTAGTACTAATCATCGTAAACCCCGGCATTCTAGTAAGAAAAGTAGCGGCACATGTGACATTGACCGGTTCATAGATAATGAATTACAGCTATTCAATTCCTGTGCAACAATAATTGATAGTCACTTCGATGACTATCAAGCTCAGGCAACGTATGCTGCTACTTATATTATGTGGCTTAAGAAG CAAATACAAGTGGAGTCACTGGGGATTGAGTTTCAAAGGAAGCTACAAGTAAGTGGACTGAAGATGTTGCTGAATAATGCATGCCCGGAGAAGGCTTTTCTTTGGGACTGTTTGCTTCAGCTGTGTGGATCTGAATAG
- the LOC116022367 gene encoding protein prenyltransferase alpha subunit repeat-containing protein 1-like isoform X3: protein MDSLRQYKMHTGLTEVRDECDEVNVPKCPSSSLTVLEKEVMKHSKAILLLSCDFGTAWNFRKKLVSEQQEYSMFMEELLLSDLVLSYSPKSERAWSHRRWVIKVIAGKCSNLQEIVDRESEFVKKLAERSKMNYRAWNHRCWLVAYMPVGQVLSAHNFLQMFHELNKSREWAVLNVADNSCFHYRARLMLRILEAFLNKDENGFSGEELDEMWKDELDWIEKLIKIYVGREALWLHRRFLSSCWIKHFASTNHRKPRHSSKKSSGTCDIDRFIDNELQLFNSCATIIDSHFDDYQAQATYAATYIMWLKKQIQVESLGIEFQRKLQVSGLKMLLNNACPEKAFLWDCLLQLCGSE from the exons ATGGATTCACTGAGACAGTATAAGATGCATACTGGTCTGACCGAAGTTAGAGATGAATGTGATGAGGTCAATGTGCCAAAATGCCCCTCATCTTCTCTTACTGTTCTTGAAAAAGAAGTGATGAAGCATAGCAAAGCAATTTTGCTCCTAAGCTGTGATTTTGGTACTGCATGGAATTTCAG GAAGAAACTTGTTTCAGAGCAGCAAGAGTACTCAATGTTCATGGAAGAACTACTTTTGTCAGATCTGGTTCTCTCATATTCACCTAAAAGTGAACGAGCATGGAGTCACAG GAGGTGGGTGATCAAGGTGATTGCCGGAAAGTGTTCAAATCTCCAAGAAATAGTGGACAGAGAATCTGAGTTTGTGAAAAAACTAGCTGAG AGATCAAAAATGAACTACCGTGCATGGAATCATCGTTGCTGGTTAGTAGCCTACATGCCGGTAGGACAA GTATTAAGTGCCCATAATTTTCTCCAGATGTTCCATGAGTTGAACAAGTCACGAGAGTGGGCTGTACTTAATGTTGCTGATAATTCCTGCTTTCATTATCGCGCT AGGTTAATGCTCAGGATATTAGAAGCTTTCCTTAACAAAGATGAAAATGGATTTTCTGGTGAAGAACTTGATGAGATGTGGAAG GATGAGCTTGACTGGATTGAGAAGTTAATAAAGATTTATGTGGGTAGAGAG GCTTTGTGGCTTCACCGTCGCTTCCTTTCATCATGTTGGATAAAACATTTTGCTAGTACTAATCATCGTAAACCCCGGCATTCTAGTAAGAAAAGTAGCGGCACATGTGACATTGACCGGTTCATAGATAATGAATTACAGCTATTCAATTCCTGTGCAACAATAATTGATAGTCACTTCGATGACTATCAAGCTCAGGCAACGTATGCTGCTACTTATATTATGTGGCTTAAGAAG CAAATACAAGTGGAGTCACTGGGGATTGAGTTTCAAAGGAAGCTACAAGTAAGTGGACTGAAGATGTTGCTGAATAATGCATGCCCGGAGAAGGCTTTTCTTTGGGACTGTTTGCTTCAGCTGTGTGGATCTGAATAG